A single window of Athene noctua chromosome 1, bAthNoc1.hap1.1, whole genome shotgun sequence DNA harbors:
- the LOC141957775 gene encoding T-cell activation Rho GTPase-activating protein-like — translation MSGFVLSDFTVSQQAELQQWVSDGKEVYGEDLQSGSETPLAALCGEAGTLPRPIQELLDILHQRGPSTEGIFRRAAGATELRNLKEALDRGADVDLPSQPEILLAAVLKDFLRSIPGKLLDVDLYQDWMQAMERPSQQARVEELRV, via the exons ATGAGTGGCTTTGTTCTCAGTGACTTCACTGTCAGCCAgcaagctgagctgcagcagtggGTGTCTGATGGGAAGGAAGTGTATGGGGAAGATCTTCAAAGTGGCAGTGAGACA cccctggcagccctctgcggggaggccggcacgctgccccggcccatccag gagctcctggacatcctgcaccagcgaggaccgtcgacggaggggatcttccgcagagctgccggcgcgacGGAACTTCGGAACCTGAAGGAGGCCCTGGACCGCGGCGCAGATGTGGACCTGCCAAGCCAgcccgagatcctgctggctgccgtcctgaag gactttctccgcagcatccccggcaagcTCCTGGACGTGGAcctctaccaggactggatgCAAGCCATGGAGAGGCCGAGCCAGCAGGCAAgggtggaagagctgagagtgtaa
- the LOC141957768 gene encoding T-cell activation Rho GTPase-activating protein-like, with translation MRVPSTFRDPDGMPLAALCGEAGTLPRPIQELLDILHQRGPSTEGIFRRAAGATELRNLKEALDRGADVDLPSQPEILLAAVLKDFLRSIPGKLLDVDLYQDWMRAMERPSQQARVEELRV, from the exons ATGCGCGTCCCGTCCACGTTCAGGGatccggatgggatg cccctggcagccctctgcggggaggccggcacgctgccccggcccatccag gagctcctggacatcctgcaccagcgaggaccgtcgacggaggggatcttccgcagagctgccggcgcgacGGAACTTCGGAACCTGAAGGAGGCCCTGGACCGCGGCGCAGATGTGGACCTGCCAAGCCAgcccgagatcctgctggctgccgtcctgaag gactttctccgcagcatccccggcaagcTCCTGGACGTGGAcctctaccaggactggatgCGAGCCATGGAGAGGCCGAGCCAGCAGGCAAgggtggaagagctgagagtgtaa